The Anaerolineales bacterium region GAGCGGCGCGCCAAAGCTTATCCGCACCAGCTTTCCGGCGGCCAGGCGCAGCGCGTCATGATCGCCATGGCGCTGGCGCTCAAGCCCAAATTGCTGATCGCCGACGAACCCACCACCGCGCTGGATGTGACCATCCAGGCGCAGATCCTGGACCTGTTGCGCGAGTTGAGCGCCGAGACCGGCACCTCGGTCATCCTGATCACGCATGACCTGGGCGTGGTAGCCGAGATGGCTGACCGCGTGGCAGTGATGTACGCCGGCCAGATTGTGGAAGAGACGGATACGCAGCGCCTGTTCAAGCAGCCGCTACATCCTTATACGATGGGTCTGCAAGCCTCCATTCCTGTGTTGGGTCAGGTCAAAGAGCGTCTGGAGACCATTCCTGGTTCAGTGCCCAATTTGATCGGCCTGAAGCCAAGCTGCCGTTTTGCGCCGCGTTGCAAAGCCCGAGTGGAGTACCAGCTGGAGATCTGTAATCACGTGGAACCCAGCCTGCTGGAAGTGGCGCCGGGCCACAAGGTGCGCTGCTGGCTGTACGAAAGTGCCGAGGGACATAAAGCCCCGATCGCGGTGGCAGGACTATGAGCGCGAACAAAGCAACCAACGACCTGGTGCGCGTAGCCAATCTGCGCAAGTACTACACCGTAGGCGACCGCCTTCTGTCTGGAAACGCGGCTGAAGTTAAGGCCGTGGACGATGTCAGTTTCACCATCAAGCAGGGCGAAACGCTCGGCCTGGTGGGTGAATCGGGCTGCGGCAAGACCACCGTCAGCCAGACCATGCTGCGGTTGGATGAGGCCACGGATGGCGAAGTCTTCTTCCGCGACCAAAGCGTCTTCGCCGCCCGCGGCGAAGAGCTGAAACAACTGCGCCGCCAGATGCAGATCGTGTTCCAGGACCCCTACGCTTCGCTCGACCCGCGTCTGCCGGTGGGCGATGCCATCGCCGAAGGTCTGGTGATCCACAAGTTGGGCAATGTCAATGAGCGCTACGACCGCGTACTGAAAGCGCTCAAGATGGTGGGGCTGGAGGAATATCACGCCAGCCGCTACCCGCACGAATTCTCGGGCGGCCAGCGCCAACGCATCGGCATTGCGCGTGCGCTGGTGCTCGACCCTGAGTTCATTGTTCTCGACGAGCCGGTCTCGGCGTTGGATGTATCCATTCAGGCGCAGGTGCTTAACATTCTGAAGGACCTGCAGGATGAGCTGGGGCTCACCTATATGTTCGTAGCTCACAACCTGGCGGTGGTAGAGCACATCTCTGACCGCGTGGCTGTGATGTACCTTGGCAAGATCGTGGAGCTGACCGAGCGCGAAGAGCTGTTTGCCAAACCGCTGCATCCATACACGCAGGCCCTCATGTGGGCTATCCCCATGCCCGACCCCGCCCAACGGCGCGAACGCGCCGTGCTCAGCGGGGATGTGCCCAGCCCGCTCAACCCGCCCAGCGGCTGCCGCTTCCACCCGCGTTGCCCGATCGCCCGGCTGGAGCATTGTTCGGTGGAGGAGCCGCTGCTCCGCGAACTGCGCCCCGGCCACCAGGTTGCCTGCCACTACGCTGAAGATTTTCTGAATTAGACGCATAGAAGAGCGAAACGCACAGCGTTTCGTTTTTTTTCTTGGCGGCTTCCATTACAATCCTCCCGATGCACTTTACCCCTGTCGCTGATTTTGCTTCGCGCCGCTCGCCCGTTGTTGGGCGCGGCGGTATGCTCGCCAGCAGCCAGCCGCTGGCCACAGCCGCCGGCCTTGGCATCCTGCGCGCCGGCGGCACGGCTGCAGATGCGGCCGTGGCCACTGCCGCGGCGCTGAATGTGACTGAGCCGACCAGTACCGGCATCGGCGGAGACTGTTTTGCCCTGTACTACCAGGCCAGCACGAAGCGCGTTTTTGCTCTTAACGGTTCTGGCAGAGCACCGGCTGGCTTGTCGCTTGAGCTGCTGAAAAAGCAGGGGCTGGCCGAGCTGCCCAACTTCCATCCTCACACGGTCACCGTGCCCGGCGCTGCCGCCGGCTGGGCCGACCTGCTGGCCGCCCATGGCCGCCTCTCGCTGGCGCAAGTGCTTGCGCCTGCCATCGAGCTGGCGGAAGGTGGCTTCCCCGTGGCGCCGATCACCAGCCACTTTTGGGAACGCGGTGTGGAGAGACAGCTCAGTCTGGCACCTAACGGCGCCGAACTCACCATTGATGGCCGCGCCCCGCAGCCCGGCGAGATCTTTCGCAACCCGGGCCTGGCGCGCACCTTCCGCCGCCTGGCCGATGGCGGTCCGGCGGCCTTCTATCAGGGCGAGATTGCCGAAGCCATTGTGGCAGTGCTAACGGAAGCGGGTGGGGTGATGACCGCGGCCGACCTGGCCGCCCATCACAGTACCTGGGATGAGCCTATCTTTGCAGATTACCGCGGCCATCGCGTATGGGAGTGCCCGCCCAACGGGCAGGGCTTGGCGGCCTTGCTCGCGCTCAATATCCTGGAGAACTTTGACCTGAGCGGGCAAGACCCGCTGGGCGCGGAACGCTGGCACCTGATGATCGAAGCCATGCGTTTGGCCTTTGCCGATGCGCGTTGGCACGTGGCCGACCAGGCCACGGACCCCGCCCCGCTGGAGGCGCTGCTCTCCAAGCAATATGCGGCGCAACGCGCCGCATTGCTTGATTCACAGCGCGCCGTGGCGGATGTGCAGCGCGGCCGCCCGGTGGCAAGCTCAGGCACAGTCTATTTCAGTGTGGTGGACGGTGAGGGTAATGCTTGCTCGTTCATCAACAGCAACTACCAGGGCTTCGGCACCGGTATCGTGCCCAAGAGCTGGGGATTCACTCTGCAAAATCGCGGCCACGGCTTCAGTCTTGACCCAGCCCACCCGAATGCATTGGCCCCCGGCAAACGTCCGTACCACACCATCATCCCGGCCATGATCACCCACGCAAACAGCGGCGACCTGTTTGCGTGCTATGGCGTGATGGGCGGCTTCATGCAGCCGCAAGGCCACATGCAAGTGGCAGTGGGCCTGATCGACGACGGGCTCGACCCACAGGTTGCGCTGGACCGACCGCGCTTCTGTATCGAAGATGGCACAGCCGGTTTGGCAGTCTCGTTGGAGGAAAGCCTACCCGCCGAAACGCAAACACGACTGGCCGCCATGGGTCACTCGGTGCGCCAGCTGGGTGGGCTGCAGCGGGCCGCCTTTGGCCGCGGCCAAATTATCCTGAGAGAAAGTGACACCGGCGTGCTGTGGGGCGGTAGCGACCCGCGGGCCGATGGTTTGGCTATGACCCTATGAGCACAGCATCTGCACTTGCCCATCCCAACATCGCCTTCATCAAGTATTGGGGCAACCGTGATCATGAATTGCGCCTGCCCTCAAATAGTTCCATCTCGATGAATCTGGCCGGGCTGGAAACGCGCACCACCGTGCGCTTTGACAGCCAGCTGGCCGCCGATGGGCTCGATTTCAATGGCGCGCCGGCCGCGCCGGCACAAGTGGCCCGCGTCTCGGCCATGCTGGATCTGGTGCGCGCCATGGCAGGCATCTCAGCGTTTGCCCAGGTGATCAGCAGCAACAACTTCCCTAGCGGCTCCGGCATCGCCTCCTCCTCGTCGGCTTTCGCCGCCCTGGCGCTGGCGGCCAGCGCCGCCGCCGGCCTGGCGCTCGACGAGTCGGCGCTCTCGCGCCTGGCTCGCCGCGGTTCCGGCTCGGCCAGCCGTTCGGTGCCGGCCGGCTTCGTGGAATGGCGCACCGCGGATTCAGATGAGGAGAGCTACGCCGTCTCGGTGGCGGGGCCTGAACATTGGGACCTGGTGGATAGCATCGCTGTCATCAGTGAGGAGCACAAAGCGGTGGGCTCCACCGCCGGGCACCCGCTAGCGGATACCAGCCCGTTGCAGGCCGCCCGCCTGCACGGCGCCGAGCAGCGCCTGGCACAGGCGCGCCAAGCCATCCTGCAGCGCGATTTGCCCGCCTTGGCAGCCGTGATGGAGTTGGATAATCACTTGATGCACGCCGTGATGATGACCTCCAGCCCGCCGCTGCTATATTGGCAACCGGCCAGCCTGGCCGTGATGCATGCGGTGATCGCCTGGCGCGCCGAGGGCTTGCAGGCCGGCTACACGCTGGATGCTGGGCCAAATGTGCACGTGCTGAGCGCGGCGACCGATGCCGCTGAGGTGGCGGCGCGGCTGGGCAGGATCGCCGGCGTGCAGCGCGTGCTGCAAGCTGGCGCAGGCGGCGCGGCAACCTTGCTGCCAGCCTGATCTGGCGAGCCTAATCTGGCTATTAGCCAGTGCGCGGCTTGTTTTCTAGCAGTGGATATAATCATTTCATGAGCGCTCTTCTGGCTGTACTTCAATTTGTGATCGCGATTGCTGCGCTGATCGTGGTGCACGAGCTTGGTCATTATCTCGCCGCTAAGCTGTTCGGCATCAAGGTGCAGGAATTTGGTATTGGTTTTCCGCCGCGCATCGTGCGGCTGTTCAAGATCCAAGAAACTGAGTTCACGCTGAACGCCATTCCTCTGGGCGGGTTTGCCTTGCCTGCTGGCGAGAATGACCCGGACGTGCCGGGTGGTTTTTCTGCCGCCGCGCCGTGGAAGCGCATCTTCATTTTTGTGGCTGGCCCGGCCATGAACCTGCTGGCTGCCCTGGTGTTGTACGCCATTATCTTCGTCCAGCTTGGCCGCCCAGACCTCAGCGTGGTGCAAGTGATGAGCGTCTCGGAGGATTCTCCCGCTCAGCAGGCGGGCCTGCTAGTGGGCGACACCATCACGCATATCAACGGCCAGCCTGTCAACAGCAGCGAAGATCTGCGCAGTGTGATCTACGATAACCTTGGCAAAGAAGTGCTGATCGAATATCAGCGCAATGGCCAGCATGACCGTACGCTGTTAGTGCCGCGTGACCCCGCCCCGGCAGATGGAGCGATCGGCATCTCCATGGGCCATCCCAGTACGCCGATTGGCGTTGGTGAGGCGCTGAGCCAGGGAGCGCTGGCCATTTATGACCAGGCCGAGACCTTGCTCACGCTACCCATGCGCATTGCTAGCGGCGAGATTGACGGAAGCCAGGGCCGCCTGGTGGGCTACAAGGGCATGTACGATATCTACACTGAAGTGCGCGAGGCAGATGCCGCGCCCGATAGCCCCTTACCTTCGGGCGTGAATACCCTGTCGTTCTTCGCTTCCATCTCGGTTTCGCTGGGTTTGCTCAACCTGCTGCCCGTGCCGGCGCTGGACGGTGGCCGCATCCTCTTCACCCTGCCTGAGCTGTTCTTCGGCAAGCGCATTCCGATCGCATATCAGAACGCCGTCAATCTGGTGGGTATTGCCTTCCTGCTGATGGCAATGGTTTACATCAACCTGCAAGACTTCCTCAACCCGCTCGTCATACCTTAAATGGAAAACGATAATCATTCTGAAGACCAACTGAGTTTTAGCGACGTGCTTGCCGCACTGCAAGATGAGAAAACGCCGCTGGCGCCGCGCTATCTCTATCGCTTATCTGCCCTGGAGCCTGCCGACCTGGCTGCCTTGCTGCCGGTCTGGCAGCAGCTTTCCGCCGCTCGCCGTGTGGCCGTGCTCGAAGACCTCGAGATGCTGGCTGAGAGCAACACCGTGATGGATTTTGACTCCGTCAATGAGATGGCGCTCACGGATGAGGACGCGCGTGTGCGCGTGGTTGCCATTCGCGGCCTGTGGGCCACCGAGCAGCCGGCGCTCATCGGCCAACTTGTGCAGATCCTGCAGACTGACAAGGATATGGATGTGCGCGCCCAAGCCGCCGCTGGCCTTGGCCGTTTCGTGTACTTGGGTGAAGTGGGCGAGATCTCTGCCGCGGCCCAGCAA contains the following coding sequences:
- a CDS encoding ABC transporter ATP-binding protein; protein product: MNSKTAQPLLDVNHLKTYFYTDDGVLTAVDDVSFDVAPGEIFGLVGESGCGKSVTSLSVLRLVDPPGRIISGEILLEGEDLLLKNGKEMNRIRGQQVSMIFQQPKSSLNPVFTIGAQIVEVFEIHEKLEKEEAWARAVDLLRQVGIPDPERRAKAYPHQLSGGQAQRVMIAMALALKPKLLIADEPTTALDVTIQAQILDLLRELSAETGTSVILITHDLGVVAEMADRVAVMYAGQIVEETDTQRLFKQPLHPYTMGLQASIPVLGQVKERLETIPGSVPNLIGLKPSCRFAPRCKARVEYQLEICNHVEPSLLEVAPGHKVRCWLYESAEGHKAPIAVAGL
- a CDS encoding dipeptide ABC transporter ATP-binding protein yields the protein MSANKATNDLVRVANLRKYYTVGDRLLSGNAAEVKAVDDVSFTIKQGETLGLVGESGCGKTTVSQTMLRLDEATDGEVFFRDQSVFAARGEELKQLRRQMQIVFQDPYASLDPRLPVGDAIAEGLVIHKLGNVNERYDRVLKALKMVGLEEYHASRYPHEFSGGQRQRIGIARALVLDPEFIVLDEPVSALDVSIQAQVLNILKDLQDELGLTYMFVAHNLAVVEHISDRVAVMYLGKIVELTEREELFAKPLHPYTQALMWAIPMPDPAQRRERAVLSGDVPSPLNPPSGCRFHPRCPIARLEHCSVEEPLLRELRPGHQVACHYAEDFLN
- a CDS encoding gamma-glutamyltransferase family protein — protein: MHFTPVADFASRRSPVVGRGGMLASSQPLATAAGLGILRAGGTAADAAVATAAALNVTEPTSTGIGGDCFALYYQASTKRVFALNGSGRAPAGLSLELLKKQGLAELPNFHPHTVTVPGAAAGWADLLAAHGRLSLAQVLAPAIELAEGGFPVAPITSHFWERGVERQLSLAPNGAELTIDGRAPQPGEIFRNPGLARTFRRLADGGPAAFYQGEIAEAIVAVLTEAGGVMTAADLAAHHSTWDEPIFADYRGHRVWECPPNGQGLAALLALNILENFDLSGQDPLGAERWHLMIEAMRLAFADARWHVADQATDPAPLEALLSKQYAAQRAALLDSQRAVADVQRGRPVASSGTVYFSVVDGEGNACSFINSNYQGFGTGIVPKSWGFTLQNRGHGFSLDPAHPNALAPGKRPYHTIIPAMITHANSGDLFACYGVMGGFMQPQGHMQVAVGLIDDGLDPQVALDRPRFCIEDGTAGLAVSLEESLPAETQTRLAAMGHSVRQLGGLQRAAFGRGQIILRESDTGVLWGGSDPRADGLAMTL
- the mvaD gene encoding diphosphomevalonate decarboxylase, whose product is MSTASALAHPNIAFIKYWGNRDHELRLPSNSSISMNLAGLETRTTVRFDSQLAADGLDFNGAPAAPAQVARVSAMLDLVRAMAGISAFAQVISSNNFPSGSGIASSSSAFAALALAASAAAGLALDESALSRLARRGSGSASRSVPAGFVEWRTADSDEESYAVSVAGPEHWDLVDSIAVISEEHKAVGSTAGHPLADTSPLQAARLHGAEQRLAQARQAILQRDLPALAAVMELDNHLMHAVMMTSSPPLLYWQPASLAVMHAVIAWRAEGLQAGYTLDAGPNVHVLSAATDAAEVAARLGRIAGVQRVLQAGAGGAATLLPA
- a CDS encoding site-2 protease family protein; protein product: MSALLAVLQFVIAIAALIVVHELGHYLAAKLFGIKVQEFGIGFPPRIVRLFKIQETEFTLNAIPLGGFALPAGENDPDVPGGFSAAAPWKRIFIFVAGPAMNLLAALVLYAIIFVQLGRPDLSVVQVMSVSEDSPAQQAGLLVGDTITHINGQPVNSSEDLRSVIYDNLGKEVLIEYQRNGQHDRTLLVPRDPAPADGAIGISMGHPSTPIGVGEALSQGALAIYDQAETLLTLPMRIASGEIDGSQGRLVGYKGMYDIYTEVREADAAPDSPLPSGVNTLSFFASISVSLGLLNLLPVPALDGGRILFTLPELFFGKRIPIAYQNAVNLVGIAFLLMAMVYINLQDFLNPLVIP